A region of the Burkholderia pyrrocinia genome:
GCACGGAGATCTTCTTGATCGCGTTCGCCATGCTGCCGATCGCGATTTCGAGGAAGCCTTCGGCGAGCGCCTCGGGCGTCTCGCGCCGCCCCGTCGCCGCATGGATTTCATCGGCAAGCGCTTCGAACTTCGCGACCACGCCGTCGCGATCGAGCGGTTGGTCCGCATGCGGGCCGAACACGCGCGGGAAATGATCGGGCTGGATCTTGCCGAGCATCACGTTGCAGTCGGTCACCGTCAGCGGGCCGCCGCGCCGGTACGCGGCCGGCCCCGGGTTCGCGCCGGCCGATTCGGGCCCGACGCGCAGCCGCGCGCCGTCGAAGCCGAGCACCGAGCCGCCGCCCGCGGCGACCGTATGGATGCTCATCATCGGCGCGCGCATCCGCACGCCGGCCACCTGCGTCTCGAACACGCGCTCGAACTCGCCGTTGTAATGCGACACGTCGGTCGACGTGCCGCCCATGTCAAAGCCGATCACCTGGCCGAAGCCGGCCGCGCGCGCGGCGCGCACCATCCCGACGATGCCGCCCGCCGGGCCCGACAGGATCGCGTCCTTGCCCTGGAACGCATCGGCGCGCGTCAGCCCGCCGCTGCTCTGCATGAACTGCAGGTTCACGCCCGGCATCTCGTGCGCGACCTGCTCGACGTAGCGGCGCAGGATCGGCGACAGGTACGCGTCGACGACGGTCGTGTCGCCGCGCGACACCATCTTCATCAGCGGCGACACCTCGTGCGACACCGACACCTGCGTGAAGCCGATGCGGCGTGCAAGCTCGGCGAGCGCACGTTCATGCGCGGTATGGCGATAACCGTGGATCAGCACGATCGCGAGCGCACGCACGCCGGTGTCGAACACGCGGCGCAGCGACGCTTCGGCGCTCTCGACATCGAGCGGCACGACGACGTCGCCATGCGCGCCGATGCGCTCGTCGATCTCGACGACGGTCTCGTACAGCGCATCGGGCAGCACGATGTCGAGATCGAACAGGCGCGGCCGGTTCTGGTACGCGATGCGCAGCACGTCGCGAAAGCCGCGCGTCGTCGCGAGCGCGGTACGTTCGCCCTTGCGTTCGAGCAGCGCGTTGGTCGCGACCGTCGTGCCCATCTTCACCATGTCGACGTGCGCGGGCGTGATCGGCTCGCCATGTGCCAGGCCGAGCAGGTGGCGGATACCGGCCACGGCCGCGTCGCGATACTGCTCGGGGTTCTCCGACAGCAGCTTGTGCGTGACGAGCGTGCCGTCGGGCCGGCGCGCGACGATGTCGGTGAACGTGCCGCCGCGGTCGATCCAGAATTGCCAGCGCGCGGCGTCGGAGGGAACGGGAGAAAGGTGTCGGTCAGTCATGATGGTCGATGCGTCGTGAAATCTCGGAACGAGCACCGCCGCACGGTGCGCGTCGCGCGCCGTGTCACGGTGTCGATGAAAGGGGAAGAAAACGAAGGGCGGGCCGCCCCGCCGCTTACGCGGCGTCGAGCTCGCGGCCGCGCGTCTCGGGCAGCGTCAGCGCGGCGACGATCACCACGCCGTATGCCGCGACCGCGAAGATCCCGATGCTCGTGCCGAGGCCATATTGCTTCGACAGCGCGCCGATCAGGAACGGGAACAGTGCGCCGATCGCGCGGCCCACGTTGTAGCAGAAGCCTTGGCCCGAGCCGCGCACGCGGGTCGGGAACAGTTCGGTGAGGAACGCGCCCATCCCCGAGAAGATGCCCGATGCGAAGAAACCGAGCGGAAAGCCGAGCCACAGCATCGACGCGTTGGTCAGGTTCAGCGACGTGTATGCGAACGCAATCACCATCGAGCCGATCGCGAACAGGATGAAGTTCGGCTTGCGGCCGAGGCGGTCGGTCAGGTACGCGCTCGTCAGGTAGCCGACCCACGAGCCGAAGATGATCATCGCGAGATACCCGCCGGTGCCCATCACGGTCAGGTGCCGCTCGGTCTTCAGGAACGTCGGCAGCCACGTCGTGATCGCGTAGTAGCCGCCCTGCGCACCGGTCGTCAGCAGCGCCGCGCGCAGCGTCGTCGTGATCAGCTTCGGCGCGAAGATCTCGGTGAGGCGCGGTGCGTCGGCCACCTTCGCCTGCGCGGCCTTCTCCTTCTCGTAGACGTCCGGCTCCTTCACGTAACGGCGGATCGCGACGACCAGCAGCGCGGGCGCCAGCCCGACGAGGAACAGCGCGCGCCATGCCTGCTCGGCCGGCAGCACCGAGAACAGCAGCGCATACAGCAGCGCGCACAGCCCCCAGCCGATCGCCCAGCCCGACTGCACGAGGCCGACCGCCTTGCCGCGGTCGCGCGCGCGGATCACTTCACCGATCAGCACCGCGCCGGCCGTCCATTCGCCGCCGAAGCCGAAGCCCATCAGCGCACGCGCCGCGAGCAACTGGTGATAGTTCTGCGCAAGCCCGCACAGCGCGGTGAACACCGCGAACCACAGCACCGTGAGCTGCAGCGTGCGCACGCGGCCGATCCGGTCGGACAGGATGCCCGCGATCCAGCCGCCGAGCGCCGACGCGAGCAGCGTGATCGTGCCGATGAAACCGGCGTCCGCGAGCGAGATGCCCCAGGTCGCGACGAGCGTCGGGATCACGAACGACAGCATCTGCGTGTCCATCCCGTCGAGCATGTAGCCGACCTTGCAACTCCAGAACGCGCGGCGCTCGCGCGGCTGCGCGTCCGCGTACCACGAGAACAGGCCGCTACGCTCGGGGCTCGCGGGCTCGGCGGCGGGTGCCGCGAGGGTCTTGCTTTCCATGGTGGTGCTCCTGTCGTTATGCGCGGTCAATTGCGTGTGGTGTGTCGTATGTCGTGCGTGCGTCGCGCACGTCGCCGCGATGCCGGATCAGAACACGGCCAGCGACGCGTTCGTGATGTCGGTCATCAGCATGTGGCCGGGCGTATGCGCGATCGCGACCGGCAGCTTCGCGTCCATCAGCGCGGTTTGCGGCGTCACGCCGCACGCCCAGAACACCGGCAGCTCGCCGTCGCGGATCGTCACCGCATCGCCGAATTCGGGTGCGTTCAGATCCGCGATGCCCAGTTCCTGCGGGTGGCCGATATGGATCGGTGCGCCATGCACGCCCGGGAACCGGCTCGTGATCTGGACCGCGCGGATCGCGTCGGCGCCGCGCATCGGCCGCATCGACACGACGAGCTGGCCGCCGAAGATCCCCGCGCGACGGTTCGCGATCGACGTGCGGTACATCGGCACGTTGCGGCCCTCCTCGACGTGGCGCAGCCCGATCCCTTCACGGGCGAGCATGTCCTCGAACGAGAACGAGCAGCCGATCGCGAATACGACGAAGTCGTCGCGCCACAGCGCTTCCAGCGACTCGACGCGTTCGGTCAGGCGGCCGTCGCGGTACACGTTGTAGCTCGGCACGTCGGTGCGGATGTCGAGATCCTCGCCGAGCGCGTCGATCCGGAACGCGCCCGGTTCACCGACGCCGAGCAGCGGGCACGCTTTCGGATTCGCCTGACAAAAGCGCAGGAAATCGTGCGCGTACGCATCGGGCAGGATCGCGAGATTCGCTTGCGCGAACGGGCCGCAGTGGCCTGCGGTCGGGCCGCGGAACGCGCCGTGGCGCACGGACTGGCGGAATTCGGAAGGCGTCATGAGATTCAATGGCAGATCGGGATGTCGTCGGGATGACGGTGTCGTGTCATCGGATACGGCGAAGAATAGAAAAGAAAAAATTTTGTCGCCAACGAGTTTTTCTGCGCTTGATGTATAGAATTTCTTAACGGATCTTGGGGTTTTCCCCGGTCCCGTTCACTTTTCCTCACCGGCAAGCTGCGCATCCACCGTCCGTCCGACCGCCATGAACACGCGTTTTCTCGAAACCTTCGTCACGCTCGCGAAGCTGCGCAACTTCCGCACGACGGCCGCCGCGCTGCACGCGACGCCGGCGGCGATCTCGCAGCGCCTGAAGGCGCTCGAGGACGAATTGCAGACGGTACTCGTCGACCGCGACAGCCGCGAATTCCGGCTCACGCCGAACGGCGAGTACCTGCTCGGTTATGCGAAAGCCGTCGTCGAGGCGACGCAGGAGCTGCAGGCCGCCGCGTCCGGCGAAAGCGCACTGCGCGGCAAACTGCGGCTCGGCGTGATCGAGACCGTCGTGCATAGCTGGCTGCCGCACTATATGCGCCGCCTCGCCGCCGACTATCCGCAGCTCGAGATCGACCTGACCGTCGATGTGAGCGTCGTGCTGCAGCGCCGGCTGATGGCCGGCGAACTCGACCTGATCATCCGCGTCGAGGGCAGCGACGAGGCGTCGGTCGTCTGCGACGCGCTCGCGAACTATCCGGTGCGCTGGATCGCGCGCGCGGGGCTGCTGCCGAACGCGCGCACGGGCCTCGCGCGGCAGGTACTGCGCCAGCCGATCCTCACCTACGGGCGCGGCACCGCGCCCCACCGTGCGCTGGAGGACATCGTCCGCACGCTTGCGCACGCGCACGGCGTGCCGTTGTCGGACACGCGCATTACCGGATCGCCGTCGATCTCGGTGATCGTACAGCTCGTGCGCGACGGCTTCGGCGTCGCCGCGATTCCGGTGCTGTTCGTCGATGCGCTGATCGAGAGCGGCGAGGTTGTCGAGCTGCCGCTGCAGCCGTCGCCGCCGTCGATCGTCGTGTCGATGTCGCGGCGCGCGGATGCGCCGCGGTTCGTGCACGGCGCGGCGATCGCCGCGCGGGCCGCGTGTCATGAGTATTGCGAGAAGAGTACGCGGCGGCTGGTTGAGGCGCTTTGACGCGGTGCGGGGTGTTGCGAGGTTGCGCATCCGGCGCGGAATCGCGCTGTCCGACCTCGGTGCGATCCTGATCGAAACCAACGATCAGGCGCCGTTCGTGTCGGACGTCTGGTGGATCCTGTTCGATACGAGCAAGCAGTTCGCGTGCGGGTTCCCGCAGGACGCCGAAGGCGCGAAGGCGGCAGTCGACCGGCTGCTCGACCTGCCCGCCATCGATCACCGCAAGGTCATCGACGCGCAGACGTCGGTCCAGAACGCGACGTTCCCGATCTGGGAACGCGCGGCGCAAGCGGCGCCGAAAGACGGCGAAACGCAACGCACCGACTGAACGCGCGCCGCGATGACGTTCGAAGGCACGGCCGCCGAACCACGTGGCCGCGCCTCCTTTGTGGACGAACTGACGACGTGAAGCTCCGCCACCTTAGCCATGCTTGATGAAGAATTGAATGCACGCGATGCCGCCGAAACCCGCATACCAAGGTGGGCCGCCCGGCGCGGCCTCTTGTTATTTATCCGCAATCAAAAAGAAATGAATCAGACAGCCAGTCACGCGGATTGCCCCGCGTGCGGCTGCGTCAGCTTGCCGTCGCCGTACTCGCGGAGCACCTTCGAGATCACGACGCGATAACCGTCCAGCCAGCGCGCCTGTTTCGCCTTGGCTTCGAGATGGGCCGGATGCTGCATCAATTGCTGCAATGCCGCCTCCGATTCCCAGTAGTAGACGTTCTGGATCAGCCCCGCTTCGGCGTTCTCCCACGTCTCCTCGCCGAGATAGCCGGGCGTCGCGCGCGCCATGTCGGCGATCTGCCGGTCGAGCCGGTGAAATTCGTCGTCGTATTGTCCGGCACGAAAAATGAAGGTCGACGCGTACATGCCCGCTCCGTCGTAAACGATTGAAAGAGCGCCAAGTGTAAGGCACGCGCGGCGTGCCGCGATCGTTATGCGGCGTGCGGACTGGCGTCGAGCCATGCGTCGATGTGCGACGCGTCTTCATGCGTTCCGGCCGCGCGCGCCGGCATCGCCGCAAGCGCGTGCCGCGCACGTTCGAGCGCCTGCGCGAAGCCGCGCAACTCGCGCGTCGCGGGCCGGTCGTCGACACGCCGGCGCGCGAGCGCCGCTTCGACGTTCGCGCCGATCAACGCGAGCTGGGCGTCGATGAAGTCGATGCACAGCGCGCGGCAATGCGCGGAAACCTGCGCGACAGCCAGCAGGACGGGCACGATCGACACGGTCAGGTAGCCGCCCGGCGCGAGCCGCGTCAATGCGTGACGCACGTCCTGCCCGCCACCGATCAGCGACGCGAACACGGCATCGCGCCACACCGCGCGCTCGAACGCGAGCGCATCACGATACGTGTCGAGCGCTGCGCGATCCGCGACTTGCCCGGCCGTCACCAGTGGAATCGGAAACGCGGGTTCGACGGCAGGCCGTTCGTCACCCGCCTCGACAATGCAATTCGCGCCAAGCCATCCCGCCTCGTCGCGCCGTGCGGCGAGCACGCGCGACTGCAACCGGTCCGGCAGCATCGGATCGAGCGGCACCGCGCCGCAGATCGCCGGCTTCTCCGCATGCACGCTGCAGCGGCCGTCGTCGGCGAGCGCCGTGCAACGGCCGAGCGACGGATAGTCGTAACCCTGCAGCGTCAGTGCGACCCATTCGCCATTCGCGCCGCCGATACGATGGAACAACCGTTCCGCCAGCGCATCGGAATCCGCAACATCGTCCGCGTCGAGCGCATGCTCGCGCCCGCCCGCACGCCAGCGTTCGCCGATTCGCGGCTTCGGCACGCGACGGATCGTCAGTGCGCCGACGAAGCGGTGCCGATGCCTGAACAATTCGCGCAACGACAGCGTCGGCGCGCTGTTGCAGCAGCGTCCGCATGCGTTGCACGCGAGCAGGTACGTGTCTACCACGGCCGCCGCACCGAGTCCTGGTAACGCGTGAAGATGAAGCGCGCGACGTCGTCCGAGTGATACGCGGCGACGAGTTGCGCGACCCACGGTTTCGCGCGATCGGCGTTGCGCACCGTCAGCACGTTCGCATACGGCGAACGCGCATCCTCGATGCCGATGCTGTCGCGCGCGGGCTGCAGCCCGACGCGGGCGGCATCGTCGCTGTCGATCGCGACGAACGCGGCCGTGTCGAGCGCGGCGTAAAGACGATTGCGACGCAGCGCGACGAGCTTCAGCCCGAGCCGGTTGCCGGTCACATCGCGCAGCGTCGCATGCAGGCCCGCCTGCTCGCGCAGCGTCACCAGCGTGTCGTTCTGCAACAGCACGAGCGCGCGCGCCATCCCGCGCGGATCGGCGGGAATCGCGACCGTCGCGCCGGGTTGCAGTTCGTTCAGGTTTTTCAGCTTGCGCGAATAGAGCGCCATCGGCAGCGTGACGGTCGGCGCGACTTCGGCCAGCGCATAACGTTTCTGCGCGCGCGTCGCGGCAAGCTGCTGCGCATCCTCGAAGCTGGCCGCGTCGATCCGGCCGTCGGCGAGCGCCGCGTCGATGCGCGACGCATCATCGAATTCGACGACGTCGACGCCTAGCCCTCGCGCAGCCGCAACCCGTTTCACTTCGTCCAGGATCTGCGCATGCACGCCGCGCGTCACGCCGACGCGCACGGCCGGGGCCGCGGATTCGGCCGCAACGGCCGATCCCTGATGCACGACACCGCACGCGGCCAGCAGCCACACGGAAACGAATCGCACGATGCCCTTCCTCATGAAGCATCCCTCAAGATCGTACGAAAGCCGATGTGCGATGCGCCGAGATCGGCCTCCTGCTGTTCGCGCGACGACGCGCGATAACGCACGCAGTAGTCGCGCGAGCACAGGAACGAGCCGCCCTTGATGACCATCGGCGTATCGTGCCGGCGCGTCGGCGGCGCAACGGCCGCCGTGTCGCCGTTCGTGTGCGACTGGTGCGGGCCCGTGTATGTGTCCTTCGTCCATTCCCATGCGTTGCCGATCATGTCGTAGAGGCGGAAGCCGTTCGCCGCATAGCAACCGACCGGCGCGAGGTCCGCGTGACCGTCTTCGGCCGTATCGAGCACCGGGAACGCACCTTGCCAGTAGTTCGCGGCCGGCTTGCCCTGCGCGTCGAGCGGCGCGGCGTCGAGCGACGCGTCGTCGCGGCCGGCCTTGCCCGCGTATTCCCATTCGGCCTCGGTCGGCAGATCGCGGCCAAGCCAGCGCGCATAGGCCAGCGCATCGCGCTGCGTGACGAGCGTGACGGGCAGGTTGCCGAGCCCGTCGACGCCGCTGCCGGGGCCGCGCGGATGGCGCCACGACGCACCCTTCACCCACGACCACCACGCGAGGTCGCGCGCATTCATCTCGTCGCGCGTCGGTACATGGAACACCGCCGCGCCGCCCTGCTGCTCGGCTTCGGTCACATAGCCGGTCGCCTGCACGAACGCGGCGAACTGCGCGATCGTCACGTCGGTCTGGTCGACCCAGAAGCCGCCGACACGCGTGCGGCCGTCGCCGACCGGACGCTCGTCCGCATAACCACGCGTGCTGCCGAACACGAACGCGCCGCCGCGCAAGTGCACCATCCCGGCCTTCGGGTCGTCGCGCCACTTTGCAGGCAGCCCCGAGTAGCGCTCGCACTGCCGTTCCGAACCGAGCGGCGCGAGCGCGCGGCCGCGATTCGCGTCGTCGAAAGCACCGCCAGCCGGTGCCGCCGGATTCGCATAACCGGCCGCGAACGCGGCGGCGAACAGCGTGGCGGCGAGCGCCGCGCCGATCGTCCAGAACCGGAACCGCATCGTGTCATCCTTTCAAGAAAACGCCTTGCCGCCCCAGGTTGTTCGCCCCGGAGGAAGTCCCCTTGGGGGACGCCCTGAAGGAAGCTCCCTTGGGGGATGCCCCGTCGGGGGGACCTGGAGCGAAACGACAGGTCTGGGGCGCTCAGTAATAACCGCGCGGACGCAGCGGCTCGACGCCGCCAACGTTGCTCATGTAGGCCTTCCACTGGTCGACGAGCGTGCCGATCACCGACGGGTTCTGCGCCGACACGTCGGTCGTCTCGCCGCGATCCGACGCGAGGTCGTACAACTGCCAGTGCCCGTCGAGCGGCCCGAGCGGCGGCTCCGTCCACAACGCCTTCCAGCGGCCATCGCCACTGCGCAGGTACGCGCGACCGTAGGCTTCATCGCCGAACGGCGCCGTGTGCACCTCGCCCGTCGCCGTCCCGGTGAGCACCGGCAACAGCGACTGGCCCGTGACCGGATATACGTAGCGGTTGTTGTAGATCACCTTGCCCTTGTTCTGGTCGACGCCCGTCAGCGTGTTGACGAGCGGCGGCGCCGGCTGCAACGGCGGCGTGACGCCCGCGACCGCGAGGAACGTCGCCGTGTTATCGGTCACGTGCGTGAACGCGCGCAGCGTCGGCAACTGCTGCGACTGGCCCGGCAGGCGCACGATCGTCGGCGTCGACACACCGCCTTCGGCCGAATAACCCTTCGTGAGCCGGAACGGCGACGCACTCACTTCGGCCCAGCGCAGCCCGTACTGCAGGCGCTGCGCGTTCTGCTTGCCGTTGTCGGTGCCGAGCGCCGAATAGGTCGGCTCCTGCCCGTTCGCGGTATCGGTCGCCGTCGGGTCCGCGCCGGAATCGATCGGCCAGCCTTCCGCGCCGTTGTCCGACTGGAACATGATGAACGTGTTGTCGTATTCGCCGATGTCCTTCAGGTGCTGGATCAGCAGGCCGACGTTGTAGTCGAGGTTCTCGACCATCCCTGCGTAGATCTCCATGTAGCGCGCCTGCGCCTTGCGCTCGGCCGGCGACAGGCTCGACCACAGCTTGTCGACCTTGCCGGGGCCGTAGTCGTTGTAGCCGTCCGCGGCCGAATGCACCGCACTGATGTATTTCGCGCTCGCGGTGCCGTTGTTCGCGGTCGCGGGCGACGCCGCCGTCGTTTCAGGCAGGCCGTCGAACGGCTTGAAGTCGGCGGGAATCAGGCCGAGCGCTTTCTGCCGCGCGATCCGCGCATTGCGGATCGCGTCGTAGCCGGCGTCATACACGCCCGCGTACTTGTGCAGCCACGGATCGGGCACCTGCAGCGGCCAGTGCGGCGACGTGTATGCCGCATACGCGAAGAACGGCTTGCCGTCGCGCTGGTTCGAATCGATGTACGAGATCAGCTTCTGCGTATAGAAATCCGTCGAATAGAACACGGCCGGGCTGCCGCCCGCGCCGCCCGGCTGCCCGGGCTGGCCAGGCTGCACGTAACGGCCGTCTTCCGTGTAGTTCGACGAGCCGGCCGGCTCGTGCGCGAAGTGGTTGGTCGCCGCGCCGCCGAGCAGCACGTAGCTGCGCTCGAAACCCCACTGGTCGGGCGTCTGTCCGCTGCCCGTCGCACTGCCGACGATCCCCGAGCCGATGTGCCACTTGCCCGCGATATACGTGTGATAGCCGGCGTCCTTCAGCAGTTGCGCGAACGACAGCGCGCGATCGTTCAGGTAGCCCTCGTAGCCGGGCAGCCCGCGCCGCTCGTCGGTCGGCACGCCCATCGTGCCTTCGCCGACGAGATGGTGATCGGTGCCGGACACCAGCATCGCGCGCGTGATCGCGCAGACGGTGCCCGTGTGATGATTCGACAGGATGCGGCCCGACGCGACGAGCGCGTCGAGGTTCGGCGTGTTGATCTCGCCGCCGAATGCATGGATGTCGGAATAGCCGAGATCGTCGACCATGATGTACAGGATGTTCGGGCGTTTTGCGGCCTGCGGCGGTGTCGTGTCGGCCTGCGGAGGCGGCGTATCGCTGTCGACGCCGCCGCACGATGCGAGCGACAGCGCGCCGGCGATCGCGGCGCAGACGACACGGAAACGGAAAGCATGCAACGGCGACGCGGACTTTTTCATTTTGTCGAACGCTCGATCTACGGGATCGGCGATCTTAGCGTCGCGCGCGCGGCGCCCAAAGTCGGATTCGTCACATGCTAACGGAGCGCGGGAATATGCGATGCGGGCCCGATGCAGGCCGATTGGCGCGACCCGCGCCGCGATGCGTCAGCTCCGCCCGCCGAGGCTGCCGCCGCCGTCCACGGCCAGCACCTGCCCCGTGACAAAACCGGCTTCGTCGGACAGGAAGAACGCGATCGCGGCCGCCACGTCGTCGGGCGTGCCGAGCCGGCGCGCGGGAATCGTCGCGAGCACCTTGCGTTCGGCTTCGCTGCCGACCGGCCGCGTCTGGCGAAACAGTTCCGTCTCGATCGGGCCCGGCGCAACCGCGTTGACGGTCACGCCATGCTCGGCGAGTTCGAGCGCCCACGTGCGCGTACAGCCGACGAGCGCGCTCTTCGCGGCCGAGTACGCGGTGCGATCGAGGCTGCCGAAAATCGCGCGGCTGCAGATGTTGACGATGCGCCCGTGACCGCGCGCCTTCATCGCGTCCGCAAAATGCTGCGTGACCTGGATCGCGGCCCGCACGTTGAGATCGAACACGGCCTGCAGCGACCGGAAATCGATCTTCCCGAGCGGCTGCGGCAACGCGATGCCCGCGTTGTTGACGATGCCGTCGACGTCGTATTGCTCGCCGATGCATGCAAGGATTGCCGCCGTCTGTTCGATGTCGGCGAGATCGCATGCGAGCAATTCGCCGGGGAAGTCGATGTCCTGCGTGTGCCGCGCGAGGCCGATGACGCGATGGCCGCGCTGCGCCAGAAGTGTGCTGACCGCGAAGCCGATGCCGCGCGATGCGCCCGTGACGAGATAGGTGCGGGATGACATGATTCGTGCCTTTGTGGAAGGAATCGAAGAAGTCGCGATGCGTACGCAGCCACGCGGCGCATGCGCGTTCCGGACGATTGTGCATCGGGCCGGAAAAACGCGTACGGTCGCCGGCACTCGCGTCGTTCAGCCGCTCCGCCCGGATGCGGTGCGCGCTTCAGTAACGCATCACGAGAAACAAGCCGGCCGCCGCGAGCGCCATGCCGGGCCATGCGAGCATGCCAATCGTCTCGCCGAGCGCCACCAACGCGATCAGCGCGGTCGCGGGCGGAATCAGGAAGAACAGCGCCGACACGCGTGACGCTTCGCCGTATCGCACCATCGCGAGCAGCAGCGAGATCGCGATCAGCGAATTGCAGATCACGAGGTACGCGAGCGAACCCGCGAGGCCGGCGGTCCAATGCACGTGCATCGGTTCGAGCGCGAACGCGAGCGGTGCCGTGACGGCAAGGCCGACCGCGTATTGCACGAGGTTCGCGGTGACCGGATGAACGTCGGTGCCGAAGCGCTTTTCCCACAGCGTGCCGCCGGTGATGCACGCGAGCGCGAGCAGCGCGAACGCCAGCGCCCACGGTGACGCAACGTCGACCGACGAGCGTGCGAGGATCACGAGCACCGCGCCCGCAGCGCCAAGCGCGAGCCCGATCCAGCGCAGCACGCCGACGCGCTCGCCGGCGATCATCGGTGCGAGCAACCCGACGAGAATCGGCTGCTGCGACGTGACGAGCGCGACGGCGCCGGCCGACATGCCGCGCTTCAGGCTCAGGTACGTAAACGCGAAATAGCCGGCCTGCAGAAACAGGCCGACGACGACGAGGTTGCGCCATTCGCGCCGCGTGCGCGGCAACGCGG
Encoded here:
- a CDS encoding MFS transporter, giving the protein MESKTLAAPAAEPASPERSGLFSWYADAQPRERRAFWSCKVGYMLDGMDTQMLSFVIPTLVATWGISLADAGFIGTITLLASALGGWIAGILSDRIGRVRTLQLTVLWFAVFTALCGLAQNYHQLLAARALMGFGFGGEWTAGAVLIGEVIRARDRGKAVGLVQSGWAIGWGLCALLYALLFSVLPAEQAWRALFLVGLAPALLVVAIRRYVKEPDVYEKEKAAQAKVADAPRLTEIFAPKLITTTLRAALLTTGAQGGYYAITTWLPTFLKTERHLTVMGTGGYLAMIIFGSWVGYLTSAYLTDRLGRKPNFILFAIGSMVIAFAYTSLNLTNASMLWLGFPLGFFASGIFSGMGAFLTELFPTRVRGSGQGFCYNVGRAIGALFPFLIGALSKQYGLGTSIGIFAVAAYGVVIVAALTLPETRGRELDAA
- a CDS encoding putative hydro-lyase; translated protein: MTPSEFRQSVRHGAFRGPTAGHCGPFAQANLAILPDAYAHDFLRFCQANPKACPLLGVGEPGAFRIDALGEDLDIRTDVPSYNVYRDGRLTERVESLEALWRDDFVVFAIGCSFSFEDMLAREGIGLRHVEEGRNVPMYRTSIANRRAGIFGGQLVVSMRPMRGADAIRAVQITSRFPGVHGAPIHIGHPQELGIADLNAPEFGDAVTIRDGELPVFWACGVTPQTALMDAKLPVAIAHTPGHMLMTDITNASLAVF
- a CDS encoding LysR family transcriptional regulator, coding for MNTRFLETFVTLAKLRNFRTTAAALHATPAAISQRLKALEDELQTVLVDRDSREFRLTPNGEYLLGYAKAVVEATQELQAAASGESALRGKLRLGVIETVVHSWLPHYMRRLAADYPQLEIDLTVDVSVVLQRRLMAGELDLIIRVEGSDEASVVCDALANYPVRWIARAGLLPNARTGLARQVLRQPILTYGRGTAPHRALEDIVRTLAHAHGVPLSDTRITGSPSISVIVQLVRDGFGVAAIPVLFVDALIESGEVVELPLQPSPPSIVVSMSRRADAPRFVHGAAIAARAACHEYCEKSTRRLVEAL
- a CDS encoding antibiotic biosynthesis monooxygenase family protein, with product MYASTFIFRAGQYDDEFHRLDRQIADMARATPGYLGEETWENAEAGLIQNVYYWESEAALQQLMQHPAHLEAKAKQARWLDGYRVVISKVLREYGDGKLTQPHAGQSA
- a CDS encoding YkgJ family cysteine cluster protein, with product MVDTYLLACNACGRCCNSAPTLSLRELFRHRHRFVGALTIRRVPKPRIGERWRAGGREHALDADDVADSDALAERLFHRIGGANGEWVALTLQGYDYPSLGRCTALADDGRCSVHAEKPAICGAVPLDPMLPDRLQSRVLAARRDEAGWLGANCIVEAGDERPAVEPAFPIPLVTAGQVADRAALDTYRDALAFERAVWRDAVFASLIGGGQDVRHALTRLAPGGYLTVSIVPVLLAVAQVSAHCRALCIDFIDAQLALIGANVEAALARRRVDDRPATRELRGFAQALERARHALAAMPARAAGTHEDASHIDAWLDASPHAA
- a CDS encoding MetQ/NlpA family lipoprotein, translated to MRKGIVRFVSVWLLAACGVVHQGSAVAAESAAPAVRVGVTRGVHAQILDEVKRVAAARGLGVDVVEFDDASRIDAALADGRIDAASFEDAQQLAATRAQKRYALAEVAPTVTLPMALYSRKLKNLNELQPGATVAIPADPRGMARALVLLQNDTLVTLREQAGLHATLRDVTGNRLGLKLVALRRNRLYAALDTAAFVAIDSDDAARVGLQPARDSIGIEDARSPYANVLTVRNADRAKPWVAQLVAAYHSDDVARFIFTRYQDSVRRPW
- a CDS encoding formylglycine-generating enzyme family protein, with the translated sequence MRFRFWTIGAALAATLFAAAFAAGYANPAAPAGGAFDDANRGRALAPLGSERQCERYSGLPAKWRDDPKAGMVHLRGGAFVFGSTRGYADERPVGDGRTRVGGFWVDQTDVTIAQFAAFVQATGYVTEAEQQGGAAVFHVPTRDEMNARDLAWWSWVKGASWRHPRGPGSGVDGLGNLPVTLVTQRDALAYARWLGRDLPTEAEWEYAGKAGRDDASLDAAPLDAQGKPAANYWQGAFPVLDTAEDGHADLAPVGCYAANGFRLYDMIGNAWEWTKDTYTGPHQSHTNGDTAAVAPPTRRHDTPMVIKGGSFLCSRDYCVRYRASSREQQEADLGASHIGFRTILRDAS
- a CDS encoding arylsulfatase, with amino-acid sequence MKKSASPLHAFRFRVVCAAIAGALSLASCGGVDSDTPPPQADTTPPQAAKRPNILYIMVDDLGYSDIHAFGGEINTPNLDALVASGRILSNHHTGTVCAITRAMLVSGTDHHLVGEGTMGVPTDERRGLPGYEGYLNDRALSFAQLLKDAGYHTYIAGKWHIGSGIVGSATGSGQTPDQWGFERSYVLLGGAATNHFAHEPAGSSNYTEDGRYVQPGQPGQPGGAGGSPAVFYSTDFYTQKLISYIDSNQRDGKPFFAYAAYTSPHWPLQVPDPWLHKYAGVYDAGYDAIRNARIARQKALGLIPADFKPFDGLPETTAASPATANNGTASAKYISAVHSAADGYNDYGPGKVDKLWSSLSPAERKAQARYMEIYAGMVENLDYNVGLLIQHLKDIGEYDNTFIMFQSDNGAEGWPIDSGADPTATDTANGQEPTYSALGTDNGKQNAQRLQYGLRWAEVSASPFRLTKGYSAEGGVSTPTIVRLPGQSQQLPTLRAFTHVTDNTATFLAVAGVTPPLQPAPPLVNTLTGVDQNKGKVIYNNRYVYPVTGQSLLPVLTGTATGEVHTAPFGDEAYGRAYLRSGDGRWKALWTEPPLGPLDGHWQLYDLASDRGETTDVSAQNPSVIGTLVDQWKAYMSNVGGVEPLRPRGYY
- a CDS encoding SDR family oxidoreductase codes for the protein MSSRTYLVTGASRGIGFAVSTLLAQRGHRVIGLARHTQDIDFPGELLACDLADIEQTAAILACIGEQYDVDGIVNNAGIALPQPLGKIDFRSLQAVFDLNVRAAIQVTQHFADAMKARGHGRIVNICSRAIFGSLDRTAYSAAKSALVGCTRTWALELAEHGVTVNAVAPGPIETELFRQTRPVGSEAERKVLATIPARRLGTPDDVAAAIAFFLSDEAGFVTGQVLAVDGGGSLGGRS